The Roseofilum reptotaenium CS-1145 genome includes the window CATAAGTGAGCATCAACTTCTTTTTTCTCCACCTCTACATCAGACACCGCAGACTCGGAAGCGGGACACCAATTTACCATATAGTTGCCCCGATAAATCAAACCTTCCTCATAAAGCTGCTTAAAAGCTGCAATCACCGCCTTCGATAACCCTTCATCCATCGTAAACCGCTCCCGCGACCAATCCACGGAAACCCCCAAGCGGCGCAGTTGATTAACAATCGCGCCTCCGGACTCCTCTTTCCACTGCCATGCCTTTTCTAGAAACGCTTCCCGACCAACATCGTAGCGATTTCTACCTTCACTGGCGAGTTGTTTTTCTAAAATTGTCTGTACGGCAATACTGGCATGATCGGTTCCTGGCAACCATAACGCATTCTCTCCCAGCATCCGATGGTAGCGAACCAATGTATCAATCAAGGCACTTTCAAAGGCATGACCCATATGCAGGCTACCCGTTACATTCGGCGGTGGAATCACTACACAAAACGGATCTCCACCCTCATTCGGATCGGCCTTAAATGTTTCGTTCTCTTCCCAATACTGTTGCCATTTGGCTTCAGCACTCAAGGGATCGTATTGAGTCGGGTTACTAGAAGAAGGTGCGCTCATGAGTTGCAGAATCGATTGAAAATTAGGGAACGGTAAAACAATCCACCGTTTTTGAATTGGAATTGCGAGAGCCAGACCAAAAGACTCTCGCAGCTCCTTTCTGGCTCTAGTTTACAGGAGAACCAACCCTCAAGGTGTTGTCCACAGGTGGTGACATTGCTGCCTAAACACTTGCTGGGACTTTGACTGGTGTTTGGGTTAACTGCTCGTAAATGGCTCGCATTTTCAATCCAGTTAGCACTTGGAACAGTCCTGTACCATTGGTTGAACCTGGATAATCAGGATGTTGCCGTAACAAATGAGTTAATTCCCCATATTCTTGTGTTGAAGTGTTGCTCAAATGACCTTCGATATAGATGAGTTCCTCTAAATTATCAAACTGGCCATCGACTTCCAGGATAGAAACTTCATGGCCATAGTAAGCATCTGGCCCATAATGCATTTTAATGCCGGGATAGGAGCAGGTTAACTTGCGTCCACAGGGAATCCAATCAATGGTTGAGCCTTCGTCAAACAGGTAGACGGGGTCACGACCGGCAACTCCATAGCGTTGAATCATCCGTACCCGTAAAATCTTACGGTCTTTGTCGTCTTGAATCAGTTGGGTTGGCAATACCTGAATCACCACATCTGCATGAGCTTTTTGGGGATCGATATAAGCCATGAAGTCTGGCCGACGAGCATTAATAGCAAAGAGTACATCTTCATAGCGATGGCCTCTCTCTGCCATATCCCGCTGGATTTTCCAGGCAATTTTGACTTCATCACTGATGTCAAGATAAACACTAAAATCCAGGAGTTCCCTTACCCGTTCGTCATACATTGGATGCAGTCCTTCTAGGACGACAATGGATTTGGGATGGATGGTTTCAGGGGGATCGATTTCCCCAGTAGTATGGTTGTAAATGGGTTTTTCTATGGATTCACCGTTTTTAAGCGCTTTGGCTTGCTCATACATTAAGTCAAAGTTGTTAGCTTTGGGGTTGAGCGCGGTAATCCCAGTTTCTTTACGTTGTTTACGGTCTAAAGAATGGTAGTCATCCAGACAAATTACGGTTATGAGATCTTCTCCAAATAAGTCAGTTAAGCGACGTAAGAAGGTTGATTTCCCACAACCGGAGTCTCCGGCT containing:
- a CDS encoding phosphoribulokinase; the encoded protein is MTSKPDRVVLVGVAGDSGCGKSTFLRRLTDLFGEDLITVICLDDYHSLDRKQRKETGITALNPKANNFDLMYEQAKALKNGESIEKPIYNHTTGEIDPPETIHPKSIVVLEGLHPMYDERVRELLDFSVYLDISDEVKIAWKIQRDMAERGHRYEDVLFAINARRPDFMAYIDPQKAHADVVIQVLPTQLIQDDKDRKILRVRMIQRYGVAGRDPVYLFDEGSTIDWIPCGRKLTCSYPGIKMHYGPDAYYGHEVSILEVDGQFDNLEELIYIEGHLSNTSTQEYGELTHLLRQHPDYPGSTNGTGLFQVLTGLKMRAIYEQLTQTPVKVPASV